Proteins from one bacterium genomic window:
- a CDS encoding site-specific integrase, which yields MGISPDKRSTRIVEVAGTVSISKTIKWVKGEFIQGATKTSSSRRTITLPLDIIDELLAAKKHELVFPREDGGYLHLGTLRKDFNKVIRKAGIPRIRLHDLRHLNATMLIGSGTNLKVVSSRLGHSNVSITAKVYAHVTPQMDRDATNLLADRLGLR from the coding sequence ATGGGAATCTCACCTGACAAACGGTCCACACGGATCGTGGAAGTAGCTGGAACGGTTTCCATTAGCAAGACGATCAAGTGGGTCAAGGGAGAGTTCATCCAGGGCGCTACGAAGACCAGCTCGTCTCGCCGGACCATAACCCTCCCGCTCGATATCATAGATGAACTGCTGGCCGCCAAGAAGCACGAGTTGGTCTTCCCTCGGGAGGACGGCGGCTATCTTCACCTGGGTACTCTTCGGAAGGACTTCAATAAGGTGATCCGCAAGGCGGGAATCCCGAGGATTCGTCTTCACGATCTCAGGCATCTCAACGCGACGATGCTGATCGGCAGCGGCACGAACCTCAAGGTGGTCTCTTCCCGACTCGGGCACTCGAACGTCAGTATCACCGCCAAGGTCTACGCCCACGTCACCCCGCAAATGGACCGAGACGCCACAAACCTCCTCGCCGACCGCCTCGGGCTTCGCTAG
- a CDS encoding HAD family hydrolase: MKPNEISSSREGPVEWITFDCYGTLIDWESGVSDALSPFLPPPVDRAGLAAQYIAVEAAVECEGYRPYRDVLAAAGARLVESLGHPLPPGRERVLPNSLGSWRPFPEVPEALRALRLGGYRLAILSNVDRDLLAASMIHLGIEPDLAVTAEDCQSYKPAPGHWRRFQALSGAEPSSTIHVAASLFHDIGTAASLGYRTVFVNRHDAAVTGVAPTRVVRDLRGIRTIIDELSAS; this comes from the coding sequence ATGAAACCCAATGAAATCAGCTCCTCTCGCGAAGGCCCCGTCGAGTGGATCACCTTTGACTGCTACGGCACGTTGATCGATTGGGAGAGCGGCGTCTCAGACGCACTCTCGCCGTTCCTTCCACCGCCGGTGGATCGCGCCGGGCTCGCCGCGCAGTACATCGCAGTCGAGGCTGCGGTGGAGTGTGAGGGCTATCGTCCCTACCGTGACGTCCTGGCGGCCGCGGGCGCACGCCTCGTCGAGTCCCTCGGTCATCCCCTGCCTCCGGGGCGCGAACGGGTGCTGCCGAACTCTCTGGGGTCGTGGCGTCCGTTTCCGGAGGTCCCCGAGGCGCTGCGGGCCCTCCGGCTCGGAGGGTATCGGCTGGCCATCCTCTCGAACGTGGACCGCGATCTCCTGGCGGCATCCATGATCCACCTGGGCATCGAGCCCGATCTGGCCGTCACGGCCGAGGACTGCCAGAGCTACAAGCCGGCGCCGGGCCACTGGAGGCGCTTCCAGGCGCTGAGCGGCGCCGAACCGTCCAGCACCATCCACGTCGCGGCCAGCCTCTTTCATGACATCGGGACCGCGGCCTCACTCGGGTACCGCACCGTGTTCGTCAACCGGCACGACGCCGCTGTCACGGGCGTGGCGCCCACCCGCGTCGTTCGCGACCTCCGCGGCATCCGCACGATCATCGACGAACTGAGCGCTTCTTGA
- a CDS encoding Fe-Mn family superoxide dismutase, whose product MAKYEARKFRSFEIELAGISKKAMEEHYKLYQGYVGKANEILDRLASGEVDLSKANPTYSEIRELKIELSRAIGGVKNHEVYFDHLGGKGGQPGTKLLGMITKAFGSFDKWQADLKATGIAARGWAWTAYDWDTGSLLNFIGDEQNTYPIWNGTPLVALDCFEHAYWMDFGTGKASYIDTFFKLLDWTAVEKRAEQFGILK is encoded by the coding sequence ATGGCGAAGTACGAAGCACGGAAGTTTCGATCGTTTGAAATCGAACTGGCCGGCATCAGCAAGAAGGCGATGGAGGAACACTATAAGCTCTACCAGGGGTACGTCGGCAAGGCCAATGAGATCCTCGACCGGCTGGCGAGCGGCGAGGTCGATCTCTCCAAGGCCAACCCAACCTACTCGGAAATCCGCGAGTTGAAAATCGAACTGTCCCGCGCGATCGGCGGCGTGAAGAACCACGAGGTGTACTTCGACCACCTCGGCGGCAAAGGCGGCCAACCCGGCACGAAGCTGCTGGGCATGATCACGAAGGCGTTTGGGTCGTTCGACAAGTGGCAGGCGGACCTCAAGGCCACGGGGATCGCGGCGCGGGGATGGGCGTGGACGGCGTACGACTGGGACACCGGCTCCCTCCTCAACTTCATCGGCGACGAGCAGAATACGTATCCCATCTGGAACGGCACGCCCCTCGTCGCCCTCGACTGCTTTGAGCACGCGTACTGGATGGACTTCGGGACGGGAAAGGCTTCGTATATTGACACCTTCTTCAAACTGCTGGACTGGACGGCGGTGGAAAAACGGGCGGAGCAGTTCGGGATCCTCAAGTAA